AACGAGGTGCAGATTCTCCCAgtaaaggagcataacaaactacTCAGCAAACAGTCATTGTTTAtacagacaataaacgacattcatcgggagacacttaccaccttcttaagcttcaGACCCCCGAATGCCtaaagcagatgaagagctccagctcccccgtgagacccgcctacctagacgaagacgacctgtaatttacactacactggcaGGGTTTATtattgctgcaacaacaacaacaaggaacGTTGTTCAAAAGtagttgttgtgccagaaaataTCAATGCTGTATGCGATATTATCAAGATTGTCATGCCACGTGTCGTGAGGTTGAGGCATCCTTGGGCATCAGTATGACGAGCATCAATAAGGTTTTGCATGATCATTTTGTGGTAAAGCAGGTGTGTTCAACTTGGCTCcgatacaatttaaaaaacgcgACTGGACAATGTGCgtcgaaaatttattcaaacgcatgcaaaagtgtgtTGATCGCCATGaagaatgtttttgttttgaacaatAAACCCGTTTGTAACTGCCCAATCGCATTCTTAGGCCACGCCTATAAATAGCAAGCCTCGTAACACTCCAACAGCATTTACGAAACATTTGtagggaatatttatgctgtgaCAACAGTAAAAACATTAGGATTTATACACAGGTCCGGCCcaattatgaatatattttttaaagtatacatcaataatacaatatatcatttaaatttcgcgggctacgtacattcgactttcgattattattttttttatttttgtacactcgtctcgaagagcGGTTTCAGCAATATAGCGTGTTCAGTTTGCTTGTGTATTCGGCGATCTTCTGCTATCGACTCTTGGCTCtcttggactcttccattggggcgATTGGGTTTGacttcgatgtcataaccatatacccatgattcgtcaccagttatgacccttttaagcaaatctggatcgttttcaatttttctgaaaagattgcatggcatgagtcAACCGATATGCCgccatcctcagcaacttctccaaTTGTGATTCGACAATTCACCATAAcaactttctcaacatttttatcGGCTATTGATGTGCTGGGGGTCTAAAGccagcgtcgtcattcacattttctcgaccttctgtTAAAAGCTTGTagtggtaaacattttttgactcagagtactctcaccgtatgccactgtcaacagttcaagtgtttttgagctcTTAACTCTATtttttgatgcaacttctttgatccacttttttttctgatagcaGAAATTCGCCGAACACGCACAACACTTGTCATATTtgtgcctctcacaaacaaactaaacatgttACATTGCTAAAatcgtgaacatatcttcgagacgagtgtagcaacataaaaaataagaatcgaaagtcgaatgtacgtagcccgcgaaatttgaaaattcaccttatgcTTTGAACGCACCTCGTAGGtatcgtatgtatgtaaataaatatgtaaattgaaCTGGGCATTGAGacgatatttttgtgaaaagatCTTTTGTTTCAAAGAGTTTTGTCAGTGTCTGTAAGGAAGCAATTACAATatctaatttatataaatttcgtATATACAGTAGGGATCAAACCAACCACCTTTGACTTACTATCATTCGCTAATACACTTAGTGTCGCAGTCTTGAGAGAAAATCGCCAGTGGAGCACCTAGTGCTTACACAGTTTTTGTTCTTCTATACTCACAGCGTTATCATCACGCCAAAACGAGTTAAGCTCTACTGCACTTacttttagcatttttattcATTGTTATCCAGTTAAACTAACGTTAATATAGTAATATGATATATATGTTCAAATTAGTACAGACTAttcttatacatatacacaaaatttataaaaaaaaggattaaaaaaaCGAGCGTGAGGTATGTAACTTAAATCAAATGTTTCAATTGACCATTGTAGTTTAATGCTGTGTTTTTCTTACTACgtaatacgtacatacatttacttattcatatttttattttgttaattgatATTCATGGCTGCTAATACATATTAACCGAATGTGAACCGAAATGAATAGCAGAATCAATTTTTCGCTGCACTTGCTGGATTAGTGGTTGCTGGACCAGTCGTTCCGGCAGCTGCCGCTGGTGACATACAATTTCCATCGGGATACCTTTTTTGAAACTGTGTTATTAATTCTGGATCAACTAACCGAATACCGTCTAATTGATTGCCCAAAGTAATCCAATTCGGTTGCACATTGTGTGGACGTCCAAATAGTTCAATTTTACGTGTACCTGGGCTGAGGCGTTCAATGATGCCATATATTTCATCGGGCTTATGCGAAGTGGCGCGCACCTCCGCTACAATTACATCACAATCGAGCCCACGATTTAGATTCTTCGGATTGCCCTTCATGCCAACCAGACAGTGTTCTTTGCCGTGATTTAACCAATGGCCGGTACGTCCTGTACGTATAATTCGTTGcaattgatttgtttttacCCAGATGAGTTCGTCTACCCTTTCGTAACTTAAGAACAGAAAGAaagaagtttatttaaaaaaatgtatatgactATAACAACCTGGAACTCACCCCCATAGCTTTAGGCATTCCCGTCCTAATTCCATAGCCCGACCAGTAACCCATAAAAATATAAGCCCATCATCCTGCAGCGCTGGTACGCCCAACTGACGCATCTCATCGTCTGACATTGTACCTATTATTGCATTACAATAAGAAACAcaaaatgtacatatacaatatatacatacattatttcATTAATTACAATTCTTCACTCACCGTAAGGCAATTCCATGTGTATATCCCATGGTGGATCAGCCATGACTACGGCAAATTTTCCTAGGACCGTCATGTCCAGATAACGCAAGTCACACTGTATCCATTGCGGTGGATATAAAGTCACGCTAGGGTCAATGCTTCGTTTAAtacaaagtttagttttaaCATCAACTGGCTTGTTAGTGTTGATATTCGGTATCGTATCAACTTCGTAATGAACATACCTGGGAAAAAGGGTTTATAAATTCGATTAAAATTCTCTGCTTAGTAAACGCTGCACTTACTTGCATGTAGCCATGTGAAAGCAAGTATTTAGGAAACTGCAGTCACCAAGAGATTCGTCGGTATGtgattgtataatttttttaaaatgcaacTTGGTACACGTATCTAACGTCTCTATTGATTCCTCCGATGATTGTTGAGAGTCAGCTTCACCTTCCCTAATATTTTCCGAAACAATTTCGCCATCTTCTGTACCCGAATCAATCGCCTTAGAATCGATTTCTGCCTCCTTTGGGCTGGATTTGCCATTACTATCTGATGTCGAGTTTGCATCGGCCTGATTCGCGGTTTCTTCGATATTATTTACTGCATTTGACTCATCTGTATCTCTACTGGTTTTCCTCGCAACAGCATTTTCTAGTTTGCGGTCTCGTTTCTTTTTCGCAGCCATTTCTGCAGTGGCTTGTTGCGCCTTGAGACATTCAACCTTGGTGCCATGCGGACAAAATTCCATCACTTGAGCGCCACCATGCGATTTGAATTTTTCGGCAACGGAGCGTTCCTTGGCAGTGGGTTTAGTTAGCAGCTCCAGTATTTCTTCACCAACTTGTTTACTTTGCTTCTCACGTGTTGATGGCATTGAGAGAAGCGACTATAGATTTGATTTAGAGATTTTGGGTAACATAAAAAAGGGGCATGTGGTTATTATATACAAACCATTATATCATCAGATGCATCCGCTACACTTCCGGCAGTATCTTTGCGCGCAATCGGGCCGACATTGACTTCAGTTTTCAACACCTTATTAAGGTTACAGTCCTCGTTCTCATCATCATTTGTATCAACTGTATAATAAATTCATGAGCCAGTGACTTATAGAGTTTTAGTAGACACTTACATTTACGTTTTAACTCTTCTTTCATACCCACATAGCCATCGTTAACTAATTCTTTATATAAATCTAACACTATATTATTTTCTACGGAAATTACTTCGCAGCCCACATCTTTTCCAATTGTCACACTCTTAATGTTAATAGCGCCTTGTTCGGCTAATTTGTTCAGAGTGTAATTGATTACTTGCTGTGCAGGTGTTTTATCCAAAAATGTTgcaactttttctattaattgtGTGGAAATAATGGGAAGCACAAGTGTGGTGGAAGAGAGAGCCTGCAAAACCGCCTTCTCAGCTTCAGCATCTGCCTCTGAGTGAATGAAGATTAGTAGTTACGTACTCCAGTAATGCaaattgatgtaaatttttgctTCATACCTAATTCTATTGGTGGGTTAGATGAATCCTTAGCTGTATCAACGACGCTATTTGGCGACGAAGACAGCAAGCCGGCACGTTCTTTCTTCCGTTTTTCCAACTTTTCTCGCAGTGTATTACGTTTGGTCTTTACTGCTTTGATTTCATCCCATGCATCTGCCATCGTACAACCGAAACACAACACAAAAACctcttttaaaaatatgaaatagtcACCTAGCAGCTAAATGTTAATGAATTGACAAAAATATAAACTGCTAGATGTGTAGAAAGAAAACAATTGATGCAGATCGGTTTCTTCTTCTGCAAATTTGAGTATTCACAGTATGcgtaattattttcttatagacaagaagaagaaaagagacacaataacaaaaatgtatgttttttttgcttttgtccgatgaaagcatcaagcccatttacaaaaacaaaaagcacaaaataagAATTGCAAAGGGCAAGGAATTACTTAATTGGCTAAAGTCTTGTGCgcgaaaaaaaatagaaaagttgACAACGCAATGTTTGGTTTTAATCCAAAGGATTACGATTTGAAAGTGGAACTGTCACGTTGCTTCAATGGCATTGGCACAGTTTACCTGGCACAGTATTTACCCAACGGACAACATATCGCCGTAAAGAAGTATCGCATGGATAAGGCCACCAAAGAAGAGAGCTTACTGGTCCGTGATGAGCTACTTATCATGCGTCAGTTCAATCATCCCAACCTACACACATTCTATACCTCATTTGTATATGGAAATGAGCTGTTCCAGATAGCGCCACTCATGGGCTTTGGTAGTTGCAAGGACACAATCGCCAATTGCTTCCGTGCAGGTAAGTGGCTAACGATAATTTATAGACACTGGTTTTACTTATTTTGCGCCTTGCACTAGGATTTCCCGAAATATTTGTTGCGCTAATAATGCGAGATGCTCTATCTGGTCTTGAGTATCTACATCGGCGCGGTTACATCCACCGCTCCATTCGTGCCAGTCACATATTGCTCAACCAAACAAAAGCTGTGCTAGCAGGTTTCCGTGAATGTACGAGCATTGTGGCGCATGGAGAACGTATCAGCGCATTACATAAGCTAGCTCCCTGCAGCGCACGTAGTCTTAACTGGTTAGCACCGGAAGTGCTCGAACAGAATATAATCGGCTACACAGAAAAATCTGACATTTACTCGATTGGTATAACATGTTGCGAACTAGCTAATGGAGTAGAGCCGTTTGCTGACGCGCAACCAACTTTCATGTTCACCGAAAAAGTGCGCGGCAATGTGCCAACATTATTGGATCGATCAACATGCCCTGCCAGTGAGGAAATGATTGGTAAGCTTGTATCTGATatagtgatttttatttaaaattctattttttaatttttgtttgcattgcaTTTTTACAGAAATAGTTGCTAGCACTGATTCAGATTCAATTAGGCAGGCGCAACAAATCTACTGTCAGCGCGTTTTTTCTGATGAGTTCCATCAAATGACagaaatttgtatggaaaaaagaCCATCCAGTCGTTGGACGGCGCTACAGCTCCTGAATCactcatttttcaaacaatGTCGACACACAAGCATTTTTGATCAGTTGCAGCGTTTCGGCTTAGAAACGAAAGACTATTCGCAATTGCGTGGTATGTGTTTTCGAAATGCTTACGAatctaagtacatatgtataggtatat
The sequence above is drawn from the Anastrepha obliqua isolate idAnaObli1 chromosome 4, idAnaObli1_1.0, whole genome shotgun sequence genome and encodes:
- the LOC129243961 gene encoding putative serine/threonine-protein kinase STE20-like yields the protein MFGFNPKDYDLKVELSRCFNGIGTVYLAQYLPNGQHIAVKKYRMDKATKEESLLVRDELLIMRQFNHPNLHTFYTSFVYGNELFQIAPLMGFGSCKDTIANCFRAGFPEIFVALIMRDALSGLEYLHRRGYIHRSIRASHILLNQTKAVLAGFRECTSIVAHGERISALHKLAPCSARSLNWLAPEVLEQNIIGYTEKSDIYSIGITCCELANGVEPFADAQPTFMFTEKVRGNVPTLLDRSTCPASEEMIEIVASTDSDSIRQAQQIYCQRVFSDEFHQMTEICMEKRPSSRWTALQLLNHSFFKQCRHTSIFDQLQRFGLETKDYSQLRDESLGLCTDLSEMNVNSNDWDWDF
- the LOC129243959 gene encoding N6-adenosine-methyltransferase MT-A70-like protein, encoding MADAWDEIKAVKTKRNTLREKLEKRKKERAGLLSSSPNSVVDTAKDSSNPPIELEADAEAEKAVLQALSSTTLVLPIISTQLIEKVATFLDKTPAQQVINYTLNKLAEQGAINIKSVTIGKDVGCEVISVENNIVLDLYKELVNDGYVGMKEELKRKFDTNDDENEDCNLNKVLKTEVNVGPIARKDTAGSVADASDDIMSLLSMPSTREKQSKQVGEEILELLTKPTAKERSVAEKFKSHGGAQVMEFCPHGTKVECLKAQQATAEMAAKKKRDRKLENAVARKTSRDTDESNAVNNIEETANQADANSTSDSNGKSSPKEAEIDSKAIDSGTEDGEIVSENIREGEADSQQSSEESIETLDTCTKLHFKKIIQSHTDESLGDCSFLNTCFHMATCKYVHYEVDTIPNINTNKPVDVKTKLCIKRSIDPSVTLYPPQWIQCDLRYLDMTVLGKFAVVMADPPWDIHMELPYGTMSDDEMRQLGVPALQDDGLIFLWVTGRAMELGRECLKLWGYERVDELIWVKTNQLQRIIRTGRTGHWLNHGKEHCLVGMKGNPKNLNRGLDCDVIVAEVRATSHKPDEIYGIIERLSPGTRKIELFGRPHNVQPNWITLGNQLDGIRLVDPELITQFQKRYPDGNCMSPAAAAGTTGPATTNPASAAKN